A single window of Larimichthys crocea isolate SSNF chromosome XII, L_crocea_2.0, whole genome shotgun sequence DNA harbors:
- the gper1 gene encoding G-protein coupled estrogen receptor 1, which translates to MWPLIQDSPTTVSMEVQTTSLVWIYVNSTEQLNTSYEYNTTYLIEDSDKYQSYIIGLFLSCLYTILLFPIGFIGNILILVVNLNHREKMTIPDLYFVNLAVADLILVADSLIEVFNLNEKYYDYAVLCTFMSLFLQVNMYSSIFFLTWMSFDRYIALASSISSSPMRTMQHAKLSCGLIWMASILATLLPFTIVQTQHRGEVHFCFANVFEIQWLEVTIGFLVPFSIIGLCYSLIGRILMRSQKHRGLWPRRQKALRMIVVVVLVFFICWLPENVFISIQLLQGTADPSQRTATTLWHDYPLTGHIVNLAAFSNSCLNPIIYSFLGETFRDKLRLFIKQKASWSVVNRFCHHGLDLHLPVRSDVSEV; encoded by the coding sequence ATGTGGCCTCTGATTCAAGACAGTCCAACTACAGTCAGTATGGAAGTGCAGACAACCTCTCTAGTCTGGATATATGTTAACAGTACTGAACAACTGAACACTTCATATGAGTACAATACAACGTATCTAATTGAAGACTCAGATAAATACCAATCTTACATCATTGGTCTCTTTTTATCTTGCCTGTACACCATTCTCCTCTTTCCTATTGGATTTATTGGCAACATCTTGATCCTGGTGGTGAACCTGAACCACAGAGAAAAAATGACCATTCCCGACCTGTACTTTGTTAACCTGGCTGTAGCTGACCTCATCCTGGTGGCAGATTCCCTCATCGAGGTCTTCAATCTGAATGAGAAGTATTATGACTATGCTGTCCTCTGCACCTTCATGTCCCTTTTCCTTCAGGTCAACATGTACAGCAGCATCTTCTTCCTCACATGGATGAGCTTTGACCGATACATTGCCTTGGCTAGCTCCATTAGCAGCAGCCCAATGAGGACTATGCAGCATGCCAAGCTCAGCTGTGGCCTCATCTGGATGGCCTCCATTCTGGCCACCCTTCTCCCTTTCACCATTGTGCAGACCCAGCACAGGGGTGAGGTGCACTTCTGCTTTGCCAATGTCTTTGAGATTCAGTGGCTGGAGGTAACCATTGGCTTTTTGGTGCCCTTCTCCATCATTGGTCTATGCTACTCTCTGATTGGACGAATCCTCATGAGGTCCCAGAAGCACCGTGGGTTGTGGCCACGGCGGCAGAAGGCCCTGCGCATGATTGTGGTCGTGGTTCTGGTGTTCTTCATCTGCTGGTTGCCAGAAAATGTCTTCATCAGcatccagctgctgcagggcaCAGCTGACCCATCGCAGAGGACTGCTACCACCCTGTGGCATGACTACCCACTCACAGGCCACATTGTTAACCTGGCAGCTTTCTCCAACAGCTGCCTCAACCCCATTATCTACAGCTTTCTAGGAGAAACCTTCAGGGACAAGCTGCGTCTCTTCATTAAGCAGAAGGCGAGCTGGTCAGTAGTGAATCGTTTCTGCCACCATGGCCTTGATTTACACCTCCCTGTCAGGAGCGACGTGTCAGAGGTGTGA